The window GGGGGAAAGTGGCCTGGAAAGGGAAGACGTGAAAGAAAAGAAGCATGGCGAAAACACTGGACCCGGCCATGAGGAAGGCGAGACGGGCCCAGAACAAGCCCACGTGCGTTCCCGCGAGATGGTGGCCGAGGGCGGTGCTCGCGGTCCAACCTGCTACCGCGAGCGCGAAAAGGGCAAAAGATCGATTCACCCAATGGCTGTGTTTGCGAGAGAGGACTAAGACTGCCAAGGCTAGGTTCAGTCCGGTGACGATGATGGATATCGGGAAGGACTGCGCCACTGTTATGACCTCTAGCTGTGGCTAAGAATCCGGCCGCTCAAGTATCAGTACCGAATGGGTCCCGCCGACTGAGTGAGCATTCGCCATTGCGCGGTTTACCCGAGAGACGCGAGACCGATTGGGGACGTAGTCAAGGTCACACTGAGGGTCTGGAGTCGCGTAGTTGATCGTAGGTGGAATAATTCCCTCGGAAACCGTCAGGGCGGTCGCGATTGCCTGAAGAATTCCGCTCGCGGCGATGGGCTGGCCGATCATGGACTTAATGGAACTGACGGGAATGGAGTAGACCTGGGGACCAAACGCGGCCTTGAATGCATTCGTTTCGGAGACATCGTAGTCCGGCATTGAGTTGCCGTGTGCGTTGATGTAGTCCACATCGGCCGGACCTGCCCCGGCACTGGCTAACGCCTTCTTTATCGCCCTTGCAAGAGTGGCCCCTGCGTAGTCGACCTTCCGAACATGAGCGGCCTCACTCGTCATCCCGTAGCCGGTGATCTCTGCGTAGATGGGCGCACCACGGTCCAGGGCAGACTCTAGGCTCTCAAGCACCACTGCGCCAGCGCCCTCTGCGAGTACCAAGCCATCCCGATTAAGATCGTAGGGTCGAGAGGCCTTCAGGGCATCATGCCGGGCCTTCGAGAGTACGCCAACCGCACAAAACGTAGCGAACGCCAGAGAGTTTAGGGGTGCCTCTGTGCTTCCAGCGATGATTACATTGCTCGTTCCATCGGCTATTCGGTCACATCCCCACTTTATGACATCCAACCCCGTGGCACAGCCTGACGCAAGGGTCATGGCTGGGCCCCGGATCCCTAAGTCGATCGACACGTGGCTTACGGGCGCGTGCGTTGAGTACTTGATGCACGTGAACGGATCGAGCCCCGCATAACCTTCCCTCTGGACGATTCCACATGATTCCTCGACCTTCTCAAATCCGTTGAGGCACGTTCCAAAGCAGGCGCCGATCTTTTCGCTGTTCACCGGTGTGATGTCCAGCTTGGCGTCCTGGACCGCCATCCGAGCCGCGGCTACCGCGAACTGCGTGAACCGCCACAGCTCGCGCGCGCGCTTCTGGGTCATGAAGTCTTCCGGCCTGAAATCCCGCACTTCGGCCGCGACCTTGCAGGGGTACGGAGTGGTGTCGAACGACGTGATCCAGTCGACGGCGGACTTGCCGGCGATCAGGTTCTCCCAGAAGGCGTCCTTGCCGATGCCGTTGGGGGCGACGACGCCTAAGCCGGTGATGACGACGCGACGCTTGCTCCTCATCGGATGGGTGCCCCCTGAGGGCCTGGAAGGTAGATAGACGTACCTTATTACCATAAGCAAGAACAACTTGGGGGCCAAAGTTTCCAGCGACGTAAGTATCGGGTAGAATGGCACTCGCCATGCAACGGAGGTTAACGAGGCGTCGGCTCCTGGCTCTCCCTGTGGGCCTCCTGCTGGTTCCTGACCCCGTCGCGGGGGCCGCCAAGACACGGACAGACTTTACATTTCGCGTAGATGTAGGCGTCCTGTTCGACCTGCTGACCTTTTCCGTCTCCGGCGGGCTGGTGGAGGAGATCGACTGGCGGGCGGGCCGTTACCGCGTCGCGTTCGCAGGCGAGGGGGCCGGGGTGACCAACCGGACGGAGGCCGCCGGCGTCATCAAGCGCGGGCGCTTCATGCCCACGGAGATGAAGAGCGCTGGCACCGTGAGGGGGCGCCAGAACCGGCTCGAGGTGGCGTACGACTACGAGCGGGGGCGGGTCGAGTACCACTCGGTGAGCCACACTTTGCTGCTGGGCCGGCGTCGCGAGGTGCACGACGTGCTGCGGCTGCCGGCCGACCAGCCACTGGACGACGTGGTCTCGGCAACGCTCAACTTCGCGGCCAACCGGCTGGAGGTGGGCCCGGATGGTTTCTGCCGGACGGCGGTGGTCCGGCGGGCGCGGGCCGAGAACGAGGGCCCGGATGAGGTCTCCGCGCACGCCTATCGCGCGGAGATCGTGCCGCTGCGATTCCGGGTCACGGCGGATCCCGCCTCGGGACAGCTCACCGCCCTGGTGGACCTGACGGGGTTCTCCTCCTGGGCGCGTTCCAACCGGCCCGCCCGCCTCACCTTCGACGCTCGCCGCCACTTGGAGTCGGTCGAGTCCTCGCTGATCCTCGGCAGTACGGTCAAGGTTCGCCTCGAAGCGGGCACGTGATCGGCTGCTAATGGGCTACGACTTGGTGGCGCTCGGCGAGGTGCTGCTGCGCCTCGCGGCGCCGCCCCCCCACCGCCTCGAGAGGGCGACCTCTCTGAACGTCCAGATCGGCGGGGCCGAGGCCAACGTGGCAGCGGCCTGTGCCCGGCTCGGGCTCCGGACCGCCCTCATCTCGGCACTGCCGGCGGACCACGCCTGGGGCGACCGGACGGTGCGGGAGCTGTCGAGCCATGGGGTCGACTGCGCGGGGGTGGTCCGCCGCCCCGGCTGCCGCATGGGCCTCTACTTTCTCGAGTACGGCGCCGCGCCCCGTCCGGTCCGGATCCTCTACGACCGGCGCCACTCGGCGGCGAGCCGGATGACCGCCGACGAGGTGGACTGGGGGCGTCTCGACGGCGCCCGGCTGCTGCATCTCTCCGGGGTCACGGCGGCGCTGGGGGATAGCCTCCGCGCGGTGCTGCGCCGCGCGGCGCGGGAGGCGGCCGCCCGGAACGTGCCGATCTCGTTCGACGTCAACTACCGCTCACGCCTCTGGAGCCCGATGGAGGCGCGCGACTTCTCCGAGGAGATGCTGCCCGCCCTGCGCTATCTCTTCGTGGGGGCGGACGACGCCGAGACGGTGTTCGGGCTCCGCGGGGCGCCCGAGGCGGTGCTGAGCGGGCTCCGGGCGCGGGCGCCCCGGGCGACCATCGCGCTGACGCTCGGAGAGGCCGGCTCCGCCGTCCTGGCCGGCGACGGGGTGCTGCGACCGTCGAAGCTCCACGCGGTCGCGGTCGTGGATCGCGTGGGCGCCGGGGACGCGTACGCTGCGGGCTTCCTGTGGGCCACGCTCACTGGAGGCGCGCCGCAGAGGGCGGTGGACGCGGCGACGGCCCTGGCCGCGCTCAAGTGCACGATCTGGGGCGATATCCCGCTCGTGACGCGCCCCGAGGTGGAGGAGCTGCTGGCTTCGGACAGCACCGAGATCCGCCGCTAGGCGCCAGGCGCATGGGCACGGTGATCGTCTACAACCCCGGGGCAGGACGCAGCCGGGCCCGCGGCGCGGTGGTGCAGCGCATGGTGGACGCGCTTGGCGCCCGCGGACTCTCGGCGGCGGCCCGCGCGACGAGCGGGGCCGGGGACGCCACCCGTCTGGCGCGGGAAGCGGCCCTCGATGGCGCGGAGGTGGTCATCGCCTGCGGGGGAGATGGCACCATCAACGAGGTGTTACAGGGGGTCGTCGGATCGACCGCCTGCCTCGGCGTCTGGCCCCGGGGCACGGCCAACGTGCTGGCGTGGGAGATGGGACTGCCGCGGCGCCTCGAGGCGATCGCCGACGTGGTGGCGGCCGGACACACGCGCCGGGTCTCCATCGGGCGCGCGGGCGATCGCTACTTCATCTTGATGGCCGGGATCGGCCTGGATGCTGCCGTCGTGCGCCGGGTGAACCCGACGCTCAAGCGGTTCCTCGGGCAAGGCGCCTACTGGCTCGCCGCACTCCGGCAGCTCGCCGCCTGGCCGCCGCTGCGCTTCTGCGTGGAAGCCGACGGCAGGGTCGAGCACGCGACCCTGGCGGTGCTGGCCAATGCCGCCCGGTACGGCGGGGGGCTCCGCTTCGCTCCCCGGGCGCGCATGGACGACGATCTGTTCGACATCTGCCTCCTGGACTCGACCGACCGGCTCCGGCTGATCCGCTACGTCCTCGGGGCGTTCAGCGGGGCCCACCTCGGGCTGCCCGGGGTCACGTATCTGCAGGCGCGGCGGGTGCGAGCCCACGGGGCGGGAGCGCCGTGGGTCCAGGTGGACGGCGAGCCCGCCGGCCGGCTCCCCATGGAGTTCGAGTGCGTTCCCGCGGCCGTCTCGGTGCTCGCGCCCCGGTGATATAGTTCGCGCCAGAGGAGGGTGCAGCATGAGCGAGCGCTACGTCTACATGAACGGTCGCCTGGTGCCGTACGCCGAGGCCACGATCCATGTGCAGTCCAACGCCGTCAAGTACGGCACGAGCGTCTTCGAGGGGGTGCGCGCCTACTGGAGCGAGCCCCGGCAGGAGCTCTTCGTCTTCCGGCTCGACGAGCACTGCCGGCGGCTCCTCGACTCGCTCAAGCTCATGCGGATGGAGCACGCGCTCACGCTGGAGGAGCTGCGGCACTCCGTCCTCGAGACGCTGCGCAAGAACGAGTACCGGGAGGACGTCCACGTCCGCCAGACGGCCTACCTGGCGGCCGACGGAAACGTGGAGGCCACGGGCCCCACGGGGCTCGCGGTCGACGCGCGCCCGCGGAAGCTGGCGGGCAAGGCGGCGCTCGACATCTGCGTGAGCTCCTGGGTGCGCATCCCCGACGGGGCCATGCCCCCGCGCATCAAGTGCTCGGCCAACTACCAGAACGGACGCCTGGCCTTCCTCGAGGCCAAGGCCGGGGGCTACGACTACACCGTGCTCCTCAACTTGCGCGGGAAGGTCTCCGAGGCCCCGGGCGCGGCGTTCTTCGTGGTGCGCGGGGGGGTGCCCGCGACCCCGCCCCTCACCGCTGATGTGCTGGAGTCCATCACGCGGGCGACCCTCGTGCAGCTCTTCCGCGAGCAGCACGGCCTCAGCGTGGCCGAGCGCGACATCGACCGCACGGAGCTCTGTGTGGCCGACGAGGCCTTCTTCTGCGGCAGCGGCTGGGAGGTGACGCCCGTGGGCTCCGTGGACCGGCTGCCGCTCGGCCGGCCCGCGCCGGGGCCCCTGACGCGCGCGATCGCGGCCACCTACTTCCGGGCAGTGCGCGGGGAGCTGCCCGAGTACGGCGGCTGGCTCACGCCCGTGTACGGGCGGATCTGAGCGAAGGGCACGCCGGCGTGACCACCGGGGAGGCCGCGCGCGGGGTCGAGCGGATCCTCGAAGGCCTCAACGAGGGGCAGCGGCGGGCCGTCACCCACGCAGCGGGGCCGCTGCTCATCATCGCCGGCGCGGGTACGGGGAAGACCACGGTCATCACCCGCCGCATCGCCCACCTCATCGCCACCCGCCGGGCCCGCCCCTCGGAGATCCTGGCGCTCACCTTCACGGACAAGGCTGCGGCCGAGATGGAGGAGCGGGTGGACGCGCTCGTCCCCTATGGCTACGCCGACGTGCAGATCTCGACCTTCCACGCCTTCGGCGACCGGCTCATCAAGGAGAACGCGCTGGAGCTGGGGCTCACTCCCGACTTCCGGGTGCTCACGCGGGCCGAGCAGATCATCTTCCTGCGCGATCACCTCTTCGAGTTCCCCCTCCAGCACTACCGGCCGCTGGGCGACCCCACGCGGCACCTCCAGGCGATCACGAGCCTGATCAGCCGGCTGAAGGACGAGGACGTGAGCCCGGAGGAGTACCTGGCCCACGCCGAGGCCCTGCTGGCCGCCGCGCAGGACGACGAGAGCCGGCTCGAGGCCGAGGAGCACCTGGAGCTGGCGCGCGTCTACGCGCAGTACCAGATCCTGATGGCGCGCCTCGGCCAGGTGGACTTTGGCGACCAGATCGTGGAGGCGCTGCGACTCTTCCGCACGCGCCCGCACGTCCTCCGCCGCTACCAGGGGCGCTTCCGCCACATCCTGGTGGACGAGTTCCAGGACACGAACTACGCGCAGAATCAGGTCGTGGAGCTCCTCGCCGCCGCCCACAAGAACCTCACCGTGGTGGCTGACGACGATCAGTGTCTGCCCGCTGGAACGCCGGTGGAGACCCCCGTGGGCCCACGCCCCATTGAGACGCTCCAGGCCGGGGATCCGGTCCTCACCGCCGTCGGGAAGGGGTTCCTCGGGACGGCGCAGGTATCGCGCGTGCTCCGGCGCGAGCGCCGCGCCCGTTTCCTCACCGTGGAGACCGAGGGCGGACACCGCGTGACGGTGACCGACAACCACAAGATGTTCTGCTACGTGCCGCGTGTGGCGAAGTCGAAGACCTTCACCTACGTGTACTTGATGGAGCGGCGCGATCTCGGGTGGCGCATCGGCGTGACCAACGATCTCTCGGTCAGGCTGTGCCTCGAGCGCTCGGCCGACCGGATCGTCGGCCTGCGCGCATGCGCCACGGACGCCGAGGCCCGGTACCTGGAGGCCCTGTGGTCGCTCCAGTACGGCATCCCGACGCTGCCGTTCAAGCCGCGGAAGGGGATGGTGGTGGTCGGAGAGTACCTCGATCGCCTCTTCCACGAGGTCGACACGCGAAAGAACGCCGACCGGCTGGCCTGCGATCTAGGTGTCGATCTGAACGCCCACCATTTCACCCTCGGCGCGGTGCATCGCGGTGGGCAGTCGAGGGTCAAGATCATAATGACGATGTGCTATCGCCGGTACAGCCCGAAGGGGCGGGGGCGGCTCCTCAAGGCCGCCCAGATCCTCCATGGGGTGGCGCTGGAGACCTCCGCTCCAGTCATCGTGGAGCGCCTGCGGGCCGCCGGGGTCCCGCTGCGGAAGGCGAGACGCGGCTGGCTGGTGCGCACCACCAGCGCCTCGATCCGCGAGATCGGGCTCAAGGCCGAGTTCCTCCGCGAGCTGACGGAGGGCGTGCTGGAGGTGCGTTTCGATGCCGGGACGGCGAACATCCAGCACCGCTCGGCGCTGGTGATGCCGGCCGGCAACGTGCTGCCCGGCCATGCGCTGCCGGTGGTCCGCAGGAACCGCGTTGTCTACGATCGCGTCGTAAGGGTCTCGGAGGAGTGGAGAACGGAGCCCGTGTTCGACCTCGAGGTGGAGCGGACTCACAACTTCATAGCCAGCGGGATCGTGGTGCACAATTCGATCTATAAGTGGCGTGGGGCCGCGCTGTCCAACGTCATGGAGTTCAAGGAGCAGTATCCCGACGCGCGGGACATCGTGCTCACGGACAACTACCGCTGCCCGCAGGAGGTGCTGGACGCGGCCTACCGGCTCATCCAGCACAACAATCCCGATCGCCTGGAAGTGAAGTACGGCATCGCGAAGAAGCTACGGCGCGCGCTCCAGGCCGACGCCGCGGAGGGGAAGGGCCCGGCGCACCTCGCCTACGACACGATCTCCTCGCAGGCCGACGCCGTCGTGGACCTCATCACACGGGAGCGCGCGGCCGGGCGTCCGTACAAGGACTGCGCCATCCTGGTGCGGGCGAACAACGATGCCGAGCCCTTCCTGCGCGCGCTCAACATGCGCGGCATCCCCTGGACGTTCTCCGGCAATGCCGGGCTCTACGGCCGCCCGGAGATCCGGCTCCTGATTGCCTTTCTCCGGGCCGTCGCCCATCCCGACGACTCGGTGAGCCTCCATTACCTCGCCTCCTCCGCCATCTACCAGGTGCCGATCGTGGATCTGACGAAGTGCAGCACCTACGCCGATCGGAAACATCGCTGGCTCTTCGAGGTGCTGCGCGAGGTCCCCGTGGAGGTGCAGGTGAGCGAGGAGGGCGCGGCGGTCATCCGGCGCTTGATGGCCGATCTCGGGCGGTACATGGAGCTGGCGCGGGAGAGCCCGACGGGAGAGCTCCTCTACCAGTTCCTCCTGGACTCCGGCGAGATGACCCGGTACGCGAAGGCGCCGGCCGAGCTGGAGCAGGAGGTGCAGAACGTGAGCAAGTTCTTCAACCGGGTCCGGGACGCCTCGCGCGTGCTCAAGTACGACAACGTGCGCGAGTTCGTCAACCACCTGGACGCGCTCATCGACGCGGGCGACGACCCGGCGGTGGCCGAGGCCGACACGGACACGCCCGCGGTCCACGTGCTGACCGTCCACAAGGCCAAGGGGCTCGAGTGGCCCGTGGTCTTCCTCGTCAACTGCGTCCAGAACAAGTTCCCCTCCACCCGGCGGAGCGAGCCCATCGAGATGCCGGCGCCCCTCATCAGGGACACCCTGCCCCAGGGGGACTTTCACCTCCAGGAGGAGCGGCGGCTCTTCTACGTCGGGATGACCCGCGCCAAGGAAGCCCTCTACCTCACCAGCGCCGAGGACATGGGGGGGCGCCGGAAGTGGAAGGTGAGCCAGTTCGTGCTGGAGGCGCTGGATCTCCCCAAGGACGCCACGCGGCCGTTCAAGGCCCGTGCCATGGAGGAGCTGGGGCGGCATGCGCCGCCCCCCGCGCCCCTGTCGCCGGGCCTGGCGCCGATCCCGGCGGACCAGGCGCTGGTGGTGAGCCACAAGCAGGTGGACGACTACCAGACCTGCCCGCTCAAGTACCACTTCATCCACGTGCTGCGGATCCCGCTGCGCCAGCACCACGCGATCGTCTACGGCAGCGCGCTCCACACGGCCGTGGAGTTCTACCTCCGCCGGCGGGCGGCGGGCAACTTCACCTCGCTGGCGGACTTCCTCCGGGCCTTCGACGATGCCTGGCGGAACGAGGGGTTCCTCACGCGCGAGCACGAGGAACAGCGCAAGCGCGCGGGCGCGGAGGCGCTCACGCGCTTCTACCACGAGGAGGAAGCCTCGGGCGAGAAGCCCACGGAGGTGGAGCGCGAGTTCGGGTTCAGCCTCGGGGCCGACCGCGTGCGCGGGCGCTTCGACCGGGTGGACGAGACCCCCGAGGGCACGGTGATCGTGGACTACAAGTCCAGCGACGTGACCGAGCAGAAGGCAGCCGACAAACGCGCGCGCGAGAGCCTCCAGCTCAAGATCTACGCGCTGGCCCAGCAGGTCATGACCGGCCGGCTGCCCGTGCGGGTGGAGCTGCGCTTCCTGGAGTCAGGCCTCGCGGGCCGGCACGCGCCGACGGCCAGGGACCTGGCCGTGGCGCGGGCGGCGATCGAGGCGGCGGCCGCCGGCATCCGCGCGCGCCGGTTCGACCCGACCCCTGGCTACCAGGTCTGCCGCTACTGCGCGTACAATCAGATCTGCCCCAGCACCGCCACGCGCGAGTGACGGACCTCGAGCGACGTTGAGCTGACTGCTCCGGATGGTCGCGGATCGAACGCCGGACGCCGAGAGGGGGCAGGGACGATGAAGCTCAGAGCCAACGGCATCGAGATCCTCGACGGGGTGGCGGGGCGCGCGCGGGGTGCGGCATGACGGCGCCTGACCCGCCCGCGGTGGACCTCGCCGGCCTGGCGGCGGCGATCGAGCGGGCGGAAGGGGATCTCGCGCTCGGCGAGGAGCCAGCCGGCTTCGCGGCAGCCCTCGAGGCCGGCGCCCCGCCGGAATCCGGGGCGCCGGGGCCGGCCACCGCCTCCGAGGCTGCGGCGCCGTGACCGACGGGACGCTGTCCTCGCTGGCCGGCGAGATCCGCGCCGGGCGGCTCTCCCCCGTGGAGGCGACGCGCGGGTGCCTCGACCGCATCGCGCGGCTCGACGGGCGGCTCCGCGCCTTCATCACGGTGGATCACGAGGGCGCCCTGGAGCGGGCGCGGGCCCTCGAGGCGGACGCCACCGCGGGGCGCTGGCGCGGCCCGCTTCACGGGGTGCCGCTGGCCTTCAAGGACCTCTGCCATGTCCGCGGCCTGCCCTCCTCCTGCGGGACGAAGACGCCGCAGTACTTCTTCGCCGAGCATGAGTGCACTGCCGTCCGCCGCCTGGCCGCGGCGGGGGCCGTGACGCTCGGCAAGCTCAACATGGCGGAGCTGGCCATGGGACCCTTCGGTGACAACGCCCACCACGGCGACGTCCAGAACCCGTGGCGCCCCGGGCACTGCTCGGGCGGCTCGTCGAGCGGCTCGGGCGCGGCGGTGGCCGCCGGCCTGGCGCTGGGCGCTCTCGGCACGGACACGGGCGGGTCCATCCGGCTGCCGGCGGGGTGCTGCGGCATCGCCGGGCTCAAGCCGACCTATGGCCGCGTGAGCCGCGCGGGGGTGATGCCGCTGTCCTGGTCCATGGACCACGTGGGCCCCATGGCGCCGACGGTGCGCGACGCGGCGCTCCTGCTCGGGGTCATCGCGGGACCCGACCCGCAGGATGTGACGTCGAGCCGCCGCGCCGTGGCCGACTACGGGCAGGCCCTGACCGAGCCCGTTGCCGGGCTTCGCGTCGGCGTCCCGGAGAACTACTACTTCCGCGGGCTCCACCCCGAGATGGAGGCCGGCGTGCGCCGCGCGGTGGGCGTGCTCCAGGGACTTGGCGCGCAGGTGTCGGAGATCCGCGTGCCGGACCCGCAGCTGGTCACGGACGTGGCCAACATCATCGCGCGCGCCGAGGGCGCCACGATCCACTGGCGCCTGCTGCGGGAGCGGCCGCAGGACCTCCAGCCGGCGGTGCGCGCCCGGCTCGAGCTGGGCGTGCGCATCCCGGCCCACGACTACCTCCAGGCCCTGCGCCTCCGCGCGCGACTGGCCCGCGAATTCATCCGCGAGGTGTTCACGGAGGTGGACGCGCTCGCGGCGCCCGTGATCCCGGAGCCCGCACCGGCTCTGGCGGATGTGAAGGCGGGCACCACCGGGGACGTGACGGCGCGCATGAGGGAGTTCTCGCGGCTGACCCGGCCCTGGAACGGCCTGGGGCTGCCGGCGCTGTCGGTCCCCTGCGGCCTCTCGACGGCGGGCCTGCCGCTGGCCTTCCAGATCGTGGGGCGCCCCTTCGACGAGGCGACGGTGCTCAGGCTGGGCCACGCCTACGAGCAGGCCGCCGGCTGGTGGAGACACCGCCCCACGCTCGACTGACCCCCGCCCGGCCCCTCAGGCTGTTGTCAGCGGTCTGACAGACTGTAGGTCAGGCGGTACACCGCTGCGGCGAAGTCGGGCGCCGCGCCGTGGCGGATGAGGGTCTCGGCGCCGAGGAAGTCACGGCAGGCACCCTCCAGCGTGGCCTGGTGGAGCCCCTCCACGAGGATCACCCAGCGGGCCATCTCGTCCGGTCGGTGGCCGAGCCTGGCCTCGTCGGTCTTCCCCTTCGCGGTGGTGGCCGCCACGTCGGCTTCGCAGAGGTGGACGCCCACCAGACCGGGGCGTTCTGACACCGTGGGCAGGGCCGTTGCGGTGAGCCACCCCCGCAGCTCCTCGTCGCGGCCGCGCGCCGGCCCCAGCTCCAGGGTTTGCAGCGCGCCGCCGATCCCTTCACCGAGGCTCAGCGTGACCCGGCAGGCCGTTCGCCGCGTGTTTCTGAACAGGGGGAGGGCACGGCGCGTCCAGGCGGTCGGGTGGTCCAGTCGCTCGATGTAGGCGGAGCCGGCGAGCGTGGCCACGCTCTCGGTCTCGTAGAGCGTGAAGTACCGCGGGCCGCCCGCCAGGGCCTCGTACCGCCGCCCGCGCAGGAAACCCGGGATGCCGACACGCTCCGGCACGTGCTCGCGTGTGTGCCAGTGGTCGAACTCGGCCTCTCCGCCTGGCGCGATGTCGTTCCAGAGGGCCAGCACGGCGCCGCCGCGGAGGGCCATGGCCCGACCCTAGCGGGGCCCCGCGTGGCCGTCAAGAGGCTTGCGCGAGCCAGTCCGGCCGGAGGGTTCCAGCACATGGGGTTGTTCCCCGTGCCGCGTTGACGTGTACAAACTACCTGGCCAATGTAAGAACTATCGAACGGCGTCCGGCCGGGAAGGCCATCCGAGCCCAACCAGACCGAGATCACCGGAGCACCAGCGGAAAATCAACCGTTTGAAGTGGCGCCTCGCGTGACGCATCACCAGCTCGGCTGGCACGAGGCTTGAGTCTCCCTGCGACCGATGCGCGCGCTCCTCCTGCGGAAGCCCCCGATTGTTGGCCTCGGACTCGCGGGAGCCCTGCTGCTCTCCGTGCTGGCGCTCGTCGCCTACTCGACGGTCGAGCTCGCGCGGTTCGAGCGCGCCGAGACCCGGCGCGCCGTGTTCATCCACGCTGCCGGGCAGGCCCTGGCACCCGGGACGAGCGTTCGGGCCATCGATCTGCCAGGAACCCTCGCCCGCCTCGGGTACACCGAGACGAAGACGGCGCCGACCGCGCCCGGGCAGTACCGCCGCGCGGGCGGCGGCTGGGACATCTTCCTTCGCGAGGAGCGGTCGCGCGTGCGGCTCGAGGTGCGCGGCGAGCGCATCGCGCGCGTGACGCGGGATGGAAAGGACGAGGAGGTGGCGCTCGAGGGCGAGGTGCTGACGGGCGGTGCCGATCAGCCGGGGGAGGACTATCGGCCGATCAAGCTTGCCGACACGTCCAAGACCCTGGTTGACGCGCTGCTCGCCATCGAGGACCACCGGTTCTTCGCGCACGGGGCGCTCGACCTGAGGAGCCTCGCGCGGGCGGTGTGGGTCAATACCCGCGCCGGCAAGGTGGCCGAGGGCGGGAGCACGATCACCCAGCAGCTCGTCAAGAACCGCTTGCTGACGCCGCAGCGAACGATGG is drawn from Candidatus Rokuibacteriota bacterium and contains these coding sequences:
- a CDS encoding diacylglycerol kinase family lipid kinase; the protein is MGTVIVYNPGAGRSRARGAVVQRMVDALGARGLSAAARATSGAGDATRLAREAALDGAEVVIACGGDGTINEVLQGVVGSTACLGVWPRGTANVLAWEMGLPRRLEAIADVVAAGHTRRVSIGRAGDRYFILMAGIGLDAAVVRRVNPTLKRFLGQGAYWLAALRQLAAWPPLRFCVEADGRVEHATLAVLANAARYGGGLRFAPRARMDDDLFDICLLDSTDRLRLIRYVLGAFSGAHLGLPGVTYLQARRVRAHGAGAPWVQVDGEPAGRLPMEFECVPAAVSVLAPR
- a CDS encoding sugar kinase, which codes for MGYDLVALGEVLLRLAAPPPHRLERATSLNVQIGGAEANVAAACARLGLRTALISALPADHAWGDRTVRELSSHGVDCAGVVRRPGCRMGLYFLEYGAAPRPVRILYDRRHSAASRMTADEVDWGRLDGARLLHLSGVTAALGDSLRAVLRRAAREAAARNVPISFDVNYRSRLWSPMEARDFSEEMLPALRYLFVGADDAETVFGLRGAPEAVLSGLRARAPRATIALTLGEAGSAVLAGDGVLRPSKLHAVAVVDRVGAGDAYAAGFLWATLTGGAPQRAVDAATALAALKCTIWGDIPLVTRPEVEELLASDSTEIRR
- a CDS encoding beta-ketoacyl-ACP synthase II, which gives rise to MPFYPILTSLETLAPKLFLLMVIRYVYLPSRPSGGTHPMRSKRRVVITGLGVVAPNGIGKDAFWENLIAGKSAVDWITSFDTTPYPCKVAAEVRDFRPEDFMTQKRARELWRFTQFAVAAARMAVQDAKLDITPVNSEKIGACFGTCLNGFEKVEESCGIVQREGYAGLDPFTCIKYSTHAPVSHVSIDLGIRGPAMTLASGCATGLDVIKWGCDRIADGTSNVIIAGSTEAPLNSLAFATFCAVGVLSKARHDALKASRPYDLNRDGLVLAEGAGAVVLESLESALDRGAPIYAEITGYGMTSEAAHVRKVDYAGATLARAIKKALASAGAGPADVDYINAHGNSMPDYDVSETNAFKAAFGPQVYSIPVSSIKSMIGQPIAASGILQAIATALTVSEGIIPPTINYATPDPQCDLDYVPNRSRVSRVNRAMANAHSVGGTHSVLILERPDS
- a CDS encoding aminotransferase class IV, with amino-acid sequence MSERYVYMNGRLVPYAEATIHVQSNAVKYGTSVFEGVRAYWSEPRQELFVFRLDEHCRRLLDSLKLMRMEHALTLEELRHSVLETLRKNEYREDVHVRQTAYLAADGNVEATGPTGLAVDARPRKLAGKAALDICVSSWVRIPDGAMPPRIKCSANYQNGRLAFLEAKAGGYDYTVLLNLRGKVSEAPGAAFFVVRGGVPATPPLTADVLESITRATLVQLFREQHGLSVAERDIDRTELCVADEAFFCGSGWEVTPVGSVDRLPLGRPAPGPLTRAIAATYFRAVRGELPEYGGWLTPVYGRI
- a CDS encoding UvrD-helicase domain-containing protein, which codes for MTTGEAARGVERILEGLNEGQRRAVTHAAGPLLIIAGAGTGKTTVITRRIAHLIATRRARPSEILALTFTDKAAAEMEERVDALVPYGYADVQISTFHAFGDRLIKENALELGLTPDFRVLTRAEQIIFLRDHLFEFPLQHYRPLGDPTRHLQAITSLISRLKDEDVSPEEYLAHAEALLAAAQDDESRLEAEEHLELARVYAQYQILMARLGQVDFGDQIVEALRLFRTRPHVLRRYQGRFRHILVDEFQDTNYAQNQVVELLAAAHKNLTVVADDDQCLPAGTPVETPVGPRPIETLQAGDPVLTAVGKGFLGTAQVSRVLRRERRARFLTVETEGGHRVTVTDNHKMFCYVPRVAKSKTFTYVYLMERRDLGWRIGVTNDLSVRLCLERSADRIVGLRACATDAEARYLEALWSLQYGIPTLPFKPRKGMVVVGEYLDRLFHEVDTRKNADRLACDLGVDLNAHHFTLGAVHRGGQSRVKIIMTMCYRRYSPKGRGRLLKAAQILHGVALETSAPVIVERLRAAGVPLRKARRGWLVRTTSASIREIGLKAEFLRELTEGVLEVRFDAGTANIQHRSALVMPAGNVLPGHALPVVRRNRVVYDRVVRVSEEWRTEPVFDLEVERTHNFIASGIVVHNSIYKWRGAALSNVMEFKEQYPDARDIVLTDNYRCPQEVLDAAYRLIQHNNPDRLEVKYGIAKKLRRALQADAAEGKGPAHLAYDTISSQADAVVDLITRERAAGRPYKDCAILVRANNDAEPFLRALNMRGIPWTFSGNAGLYGRPEIRLLIAFLRAVAHPDDSVSLHYLASSAIYQVPIVDLTKCSTYADRKHRWLFEVLREVPVEVQVSEEGAAVIRRLMADLGRYMELARESPTGELLYQFLLDSGEMTRYAKAPAELEQEVQNVSKFFNRVRDASRVLKYDNVREFVNHLDALIDAGDDPAVAEADTDTPAVHVLTVHKAKGLEWPVVFLVNCVQNKFPSTRRSEPIEMPAPLIRDTLPQGDFHLQEERRLFYVGMTRAKEALYLTSAEDMGGRRKWKVSQFVLEALDLPKDATRPFKARAMEELGRHAPPPAPLSPGLAPIPADQALVVSHKQVDDYQTCPLKYHFIHVLRIPLRQHHAIVYGSALHTAVEFYLRRRAAGNFTSLADFLRAFDDAWRNEGFLTREHEEQRKRAGAEALTRFYHEEEASGEKPTEVEREFGFSLGADRVRGRFDRVDETPEGTVIVDYKSSDVTEQKAADKRARESLQLKIYALAQQVMTGRLPVRVELRFLESGLAGRHAPTARDLAVARAAIEAAAAGIRARRFDPTPGYQVCRYCAYNQICPSTATRE